The Penaeus vannamei isolate JL-2024 chromosome 13, ASM4276789v1, whole genome shotgun sequence genome window below encodes:
- the LOC113804549 gene encoding uncharacterized protein has protein sequence MNRQTLALLVVAALSALGNGGAHAFSFGRLFPASRSGIRGALIRGSGGQKTPSNILKEAVKEATKTTTAKTPVPPATKKPSLLSFLQKPLVTAAPQKLSQPVTNSPIFYIRLPPNPYVYVPGLGYVSPNSNSYNFVRPDVDFVNNGKPSSIYHFKPSPATPTTTPAPTTTTTTTTTTPAPTTTTAPAKPVRPLPTKKPSPITWLAGPWFFNGRPSNMFIFNSPHNPGHFDKLHQTYSKPGVYTK, from the exons GCAAACTCTGGCGCTGCTGGTGGTGGCCGCCCTCTCCGCCCTGGGCAACGGGGGCGCCCACGCCTTCTCCTTCGGGCGCCTCTTCCCCGCCTCCCGGAGTGGCATCCGAGGGGCGCTCATCAGAGGATCCGGCGGCCAGAAGACGCCCTCGAACATCCTGAAGGAGGCGGTGAAGGAggcgacgaagacgacgacggcgaAG ACGCCCGTTCCTCCCGCGACCAAGAAGccttctctgctctccttcctGCAGAAGCCCCTGGTCACGGCCGCCCCTCAGAAACTGTCTCAACCCGTGACCAACTCTCCCATCTTCTACATCCGCCTGCCTCCGAATCCCTACGTGTACGTCCCCGGCCTCGGCTACGTCTCCCCGAACAGCAACTCGTACAACTTCGTCCGCCCCGACGTCGATTTCGTCAACAACGGCAAACCGTCGAGTATCTACCACTTCAAACCCTCTCCGGCCACTCCCACGACCACTCCTGctcctaccactaccactaccactacgaCCACGACTCCAGCTCCCACGACGACCACGGCCCCCGCGAAGCCCGTACGACCTCTGCCGACGAAAAAGCCGAGTCCGATTACGTGGCTGGCCGGTCCCTGGTTCTTCAATGGCCGTCCCTCCAACATGTTCATCTTCAACTCCCCTCACAACCCGGGCCACTTCGACAAGCTACACCAGACCTACAGCAAGCCAGGTGTCTACACCAAATAA